A genomic region of Zalophus californianus isolate mZalCal1 chromosome 1, mZalCal1.pri.v2, whole genome shotgun sequence contains the following coding sequences:
- the NME9 gene encoding thioredoxin domain-containing protein 6 isoform X1, whose protein sequence is MGSKKKEIALQVNISTQELWEEMLSSKGLTVVDVYQGWCGPCKPVVSLFQKMRMEVGLDLLHFALAEADCLDALEKYRGRCEPTFLFYAGGELVAVVRGANAPLLQKTIQEQLEAEKKVLAEGRERKGIRDEALSDEDGCLSHDKDNGEDDGMASSGKTCTLAIIKPDAVVHGKTDEIMMKIHEAGFDVLANEERTMTEAEVQLFYQHKAGEEAFEKLVHHMCSGPSHLLILTKPEGTEDVTAAWRTLMGPCDPDVARREQPDSLRAQFGTEMPFNAVHGSQDRDAASRELALLFPTFKFSDEVLEASLGHGAEGAAAPTEARFPEDTD, encoded by the exons ATGGGCAGCAAGAAGAAGGAAATTGCCCTGCAG GTTAACATCAGCACCCAGGAGCTTTGGGAAGAAATGCTCAGTTCCAAAGGACTAACTG TTGTTGACGTCTATCAAGGCTGGTGTGGGCCCTGCAAACCCGTGGTGAGCCTCTTCCAGAAGATGAGGATGGAGGTTGGCCTGGACCTTCTGCATTTTGCATTA GCAGAAGCAGATTGTCTTGATGCCCTTGAAAAGTACCGAGGGAGGTGTGAGCCGACCTTTCTGTTTTATGCG GGGGGAGAACTGGTGGCCGTGGTGAGAGGAGCCAATGCCCCGCTGCTGCAGAAAACCATCCAAGAGCAGCTGGAGGCTGAGAAGAAGGTGCTGGCCGAAGGCCGCGAGCGGAAAGGG ATTAGAGATGAGGCTCTGTCTGATGAAGATGGATGCCTCTCCCATGACAAGGACAATGGTGAAGATGATGGCATGG CTTCATCGGGGAAGACCTGCACCTTGGCCATCATTAAGCCAGACGCAGTGGTCCACGGAAAGACCGATGAGATTATGATGAAG aTCCACGAAGCCGGTTTTGACGTTTTAGCAAATGAAGAGAGAACCATGACAGAGGCAGAAGTGCAACTTTTCTATCAACACAAAGCTGGGGAG GAGGCATTTGAGAAGCTGGTACATCACATGTGCAGTGGACCAAGCCACCTCCTGATCCTCACCAAGCCTGAGGGCACAGAGGACGTGACCGCTGCCTGGCGAACGCTCATGGGGCCCTGTGACCCTGATGTGGCAAGGAGGGAGCAGCCTGACAG TCTCCGTGCTCAGTTCGGCACAGAAATGCCCTTTAATGCGGTCCATGGAAGCCAGGACAGAGATGCCGCCAGCCGGGAACTGGCCTTGCTCTTCCCCACTTTTAAGTTTTCAGACGAAGTTCTAGAAGCCTCTCTGG GCCACGGGGCTGAAGGAGCGGCGGCCCCCACTGAGGCACGATTCCCTGAGGACACGGACTGA
- the NME9 gene encoding thioredoxin domain-containing protein 6 isoform X3: protein MLSSKGLTVVDVYQGWCGPCKPVVSLFQKMRMEVGLDLLHFALAEADCLDALEKYRGRCEPTFLFYAGGELVAVVRGANAPLLQKTIQEQLEAEKKVLAEGRERKGIRDEALSDEDGCLSHDKDNGEDDGMASSGKTCTLAIIKPDAVVHGKTDEIMMKIHEAGFDVLANEERTMTEAEVQLFYQHKAGEEAFEKLVHHMCSGPSHLLILTKPEGTEDVTAAWRTLMGPCDPDVARREQPDSLRAQFGTEMPFNAVHGSQDRDAASRELALLFPTFKFSDEVLEASLGHGAEGAAAPTEARFPEDTD, encoded by the exons ATGCTCAGTTCCAAAGGACTAACTG TTGTTGACGTCTATCAAGGCTGGTGTGGGCCCTGCAAACCCGTGGTGAGCCTCTTCCAGAAGATGAGGATGGAGGTTGGCCTGGACCTTCTGCATTTTGCATTA GCAGAAGCAGATTGTCTTGATGCCCTTGAAAAGTACCGAGGGAGGTGTGAGCCGACCTTTCTGTTTTATGCG GGGGGAGAACTGGTGGCCGTGGTGAGAGGAGCCAATGCCCCGCTGCTGCAGAAAACCATCCAAGAGCAGCTGGAGGCTGAGAAGAAGGTGCTGGCCGAAGGCCGCGAGCGGAAAGGG ATTAGAGATGAGGCTCTGTCTGATGAAGATGGATGCCTCTCCCATGACAAGGACAATGGTGAAGATGATGGCATGG CTTCATCGGGGAAGACCTGCACCTTGGCCATCATTAAGCCAGACGCAGTGGTCCACGGAAAGACCGATGAGATTATGATGAAG aTCCACGAAGCCGGTTTTGACGTTTTAGCAAATGAAGAGAGAACCATGACAGAGGCAGAAGTGCAACTTTTCTATCAACACAAAGCTGGGGAG GAGGCATTTGAGAAGCTGGTACATCACATGTGCAGTGGACCAAGCCACCTCCTGATCCTCACCAAGCCTGAGGGCACAGAGGACGTGACCGCTGCCTGGCGAACGCTCATGGGGCCCTGTGACCCTGATGTGGCAAGGAGGGAGCAGCCTGACAG TCTCCGTGCTCAGTTCGGCACAGAAATGCCCTTTAATGCGGTCCATGGAAGCCAGGACAGAGATGCCGCCAGCCGGGAACTGGCCTTGCTCTTCCCCACTTTTAAGTTTTCAGACGAAGTTCTAGAAGCCTCTCTGG GCCACGGGGCTGAAGGAGCGGCGGCCCCCACTGAGGCACGATTCCCTGAGGACACGGACTGA
- the NME9 gene encoding thioredoxin domain-containing protein 6 isoform X2 encodes MGSKKKEIALQVNISTQELWEEMLSSKGLTVVDVYQGWCGPCKPVVSLFQKMRMEVGLDLLHFALAEADCLDALEKYRGRCEPTFLFYAGGELVAVVRGANAPLLQKTIQEQLEAEKKVLAEGRERKGIRDEALSDEDGCLSHDKDNGEDDGMASSGKTCTLAIIKPDAVVHGKTDEIMMKIHEAGFDVLANEERTMTEAEVQLFYQHKAGEEAFEKLVHHMCSGPSHLLILTKPEGTEDVTAAWRTLMGPCDPDVARREQPDSLRAQFGTEMPFNAVHGSQDRDAASRELALLFPTFKFSDEVLEASLDPLFLLFCGW; translated from the exons ATGGGCAGCAAGAAGAAGGAAATTGCCCTGCAG GTTAACATCAGCACCCAGGAGCTTTGGGAAGAAATGCTCAGTTCCAAAGGACTAACTG TTGTTGACGTCTATCAAGGCTGGTGTGGGCCCTGCAAACCCGTGGTGAGCCTCTTCCAGAAGATGAGGATGGAGGTTGGCCTGGACCTTCTGCATTTTGCATTA GCAGAAGCAGATTGTCTTGATGCCCTTGAAAAGTACCGAGGGAGGTGTGAGCCGACCTTTCTGTTTTATGCG GGGGGAGAACTGGTGGCCGTGGTGAGAGGAGCCAATGCCCCGCTGCTGCAGAAAACCATCCAAGAGCAGCTGGAGGCTGAGAAGAAGGTGCTGGCCGAAGGCCGCGAGCGGAAAGGG ATTAGAGATGAGGCTCTGTCTGATGAAGATGGATGCCTCTCCCATGACAAGGACAATGGTGAAGATGATGGCATGG CTTCATCGGGGAAGACCTGCACCTTGGCCATCATTAAGCCAGACGCAGTGGTCCACGGAAAGACCGATGAGATTATGATGAAG aTCCACGAAGCCGGTTTTGACGTTTTAGCAAATGAAGAGAGAACCATGACAGAGGCAGAAGTGCAACTTTTCTATCAACACAAAGCTGGGGAG GAGGCATTTGAGAAGCTGGTACATCACATGTGCAGTGGACCAAGCCACCTCCTGATCCTCACCAAGCCTGAGGGCACAGAGGACGTGACCGCTGCCTGGCGAACGCTCATGGGGCCCTGTGACCCTGATGTGGCAAGGAGGGAGCAGCCTGACAG TCTCCGTGCTCAGTTCGGCACAGAAATGCCCTTTAATGCGGTCCATGGAAGCCAGGACAGAGATGCCGCCAGCCGGGAACTGGCCTTGCTCTTCCCCACTTTTAAGTTTTCAGACGAAGTTCTAGAAGCCTCTCTGG ATCCCCTTTTCCTGCTGTTTTGTGGATGGTGA
- the NME9 gene encoding thioredoxin domain-containing protein 6 isoform X4: MGSKKKEIALQVNISTQELWEEMLSSKGLTVVDVYQGWCGPCKPVVSLFQKMRMEVGLDLLHFALAEADCLDALEKYRGRCEPTFLFYAGGELVAVVRGANAPLLQKTIQEQLEAEKKVLAEGRERKGIRDEALSDEDGCLSHDKDNGEDDGMASSGKTCTLAIIKPDAVVHGKTDEIMMKIHEAGFDVLANEERTMTEAEVQLFYQHKAGEEAFEKLVHHMCSGPSHLLILTKPEGTEDVTAAWRTLMGPCDPDVARREQPDRAVAQMKQDHVCEVPGNLPRTPNITME, translated from the exons ATGGGCAGCAAGAAGAAGGAAATTGCCCTGCAG GTTAACATCAGCACCCAGGAGCTTTGGGAAGAAATGCTCAGTTCCAAAGGACTAACTG TTGTTGACGTCTATCAAGGCTGGTGTGGGCCCTGCAAACCCGTGGTGAGCCTCTTCCAGAAGATGAGGATGGAGGTTGGCCTGGACCTTCTGCATTTTGCATTA GCAGAAGCAGATTGTCTTGATGCCCTTGAAAAGTACCGAGGGAGGTGTGAGCCGACCTTTCTGTTTTATGCG GGGGGAGAACTGGTGGCCGTGGTGAGAGGAGCCAATGCCCCGCTGCTGCAGAAAACCATCCAAGAGCAGCTGGAGGCTGAGAAGAAGGTGCTGGCCGAAGGCCGCGAGCGGAAAGGG ATTAGAGATGAGGCTCTGTCTGATGAAGATGGATGCCTCTCCCATGACAAGGACAATGGTGAAGATGATGGCATGG CTTCATCGGGGAAGACCTGCACCTTGGCCATCATTAAGCCAGACGCAGTGGTCCACGGAAAGACCGATGAGATTATGATGAAG aTCCACGAAGCCGGTTTTGACGTTTTAGCAAATGAAGAGAGAACCATGACAGAGGCAGAAGTGCAACTTTTCTATCAACACAAAGCTGGGGAG GAGGCATTTGAGAAGCTGGTACATCACATGTGCAGTGGACCAAGCCACCTCCTGATCCTCACCAAGCCTGAGGGCACAGAGGACGTGACCGCTGCCTGGCGAACGCTCATGGGGCCCTGTGACCCTGATGTGGCAAGGAGGGAGCAGCCTGACAG AGCTGTGGCGCAAATGAAACAGGATCATGTATGTGAAGTACCTGGCAACCTGCCCAGAACACCCAACATCACGATGGAATAG